Proteins encoded within one genomic window of Rossellomorea vietnamensis:
- a CDS encoding MFS transporter, producing MHSNAFRNLWFGQSLANMGDIFYIVGLISLVYNMTGSAVYMTAVPLVITFSRFISSMAAPLLLNRTQMKSLIAYSQMGKTFFLCVFLLMMVLGSGNVWMYLSCASIISFLDGWALPARNAYVPFLVKREELMGANGFLSTVDQTIQFSSWALGGILLAVLNATNLFIVVILLFLASTFYMLKLPVIPSSTLEVRKIWWQELGEGWSQVKSRKGLVPVFWIYGLESISGTVWIAAVLYLYVDLLLQRGEEWWGFINSSFFVGLVLASYLIFKLHGIFSKHRHKWLPFCMIVTSGVTLVFAWNKIAVMALILSFVFGLFDQIKNVVLQTYLQESAPPEELGKIYAAQGALTTLLFGLSSVGVGLLLEVMSVSMVFTWSALLLLTTLIPVKLLQKNLNT from the coding sequence ATGCATTCCAATGCATTTAGAAATCTGTGGTTCGGTCAGTCATTGGCCAATATGGGGGATATCTTCTATATCGTAGGGTTGATCTCCCTTGTATACAATATGACCGGTTCTGCTGTTTACATGACGGCCGTTCCTTTAGTGATCACCTTTTCACGATTCATCAGCAGCATGGCAGCGCCTTTGTTGTTGAATCGTACACAGATGAAGAGCTTGATCGCGTATTCGCAAATGGGGAAGACATTTTTTTTATGCGTGTTCCTCCTGATGATGGTACTGGGTAGTGGAAATGTGTGGATGTATCTCAGTTGTGCGAGTATCATTTCTTTTCTGGATGGTTGGGCACTGCCGGCGAGAAATGCATATGTGCCATTTCTGGTTAAGAGAGAGGAGCTGATGGGTGCGAATGGCTTCCTCTCAACCGTCGATCAGACGATTCAATTCTCAAGCTGGGCTTTGGGCGGTATTCTTTTAGCAGTCCTGAATGCAACGAATCTTTTCATTGTGGTGATCCTCTTGTTTCTGGCCAGCACTTTTTATATGCTGAAGCTGCCGGTCATTCCAAGTAGCACGCTGGAAGTTCGCAAGATTTGGTGGCAGGAGCTTGGGGAGGGCTGGTCTCAGGTGAAAAGCCGGAAAGGGCTGGTCCCCGTTTTTTGGATATACGGACTGGAGTCGATTTCAGGGACCGTCTGGATTGCGGCCGTTCTTTATTTATATGTGGATCTCTTGCTTCAGCGGGGGGAAGAATGGTGGGGATTCATCAATTCAAGCTTCTTTGTGGGATTGGTCCTTGCCTCCTATCTCATATTTAAGCTGCATGGCATCTTTTCAAAACACCGGCATAAGTGGCTCCCCTTCTGCATGATTGTCACTTCAGGTGTCACTCTTGTATTTGCCTGGAATAAAATAGCCGTGATGGCGCTTATCCTGTCGTTTGTGTTCGGCTTATTTGATCAAATAAAGAACGTAGTGCTTCAGACGTATTTACAGGAGAGTGCGCCGCCGGAAGAGCTCGGGAAGATTTATGCTGCACAAGGGGCGTTAACCACGCTCTTGTTCGGCTTATCGTCAGTGGGGGTCGGGCTTCTCCTGGAAGTCATGAGTGTCTCAATGGTTTTCACATGGTCTGCACTCTTGCTGCTCACTACTCTCATCCCAGTTAAATTATTGCAAAAGAATTTGAATACGTAA
- a CDS encoding bifunctional GNAT family N-acetyltransferase/carbon-nitrogen hydrolase family protein: protein MAEKLDLSQFEKKMIIRPMEHKDIQDIINMQSVCFPGMDPWKVAHLESHLEVFPEGQLVAELDGEIIASCSSLIINFDEYDDRHTWDDVTDNGYITNHNPDGYNLYGIEVMVHPDYRRMKVGHRLYEARKDLARQWNLKSIIIGGRIPNYHKHSDEMSPREYVDSVGRHKIYDPVLSFQLLNGFTLMRINPNYLPDDKRSHKYATLMEWNNVDYRPSSKRHFKTSYPVRICVVQYMMRKINSFEEFANQVEYFTDVASDAKSDFVVFPEIFTTQLMSFLNIQSPSLAVRRLTDFTEDYIELFTDLAVRYNVNIIGGSHFVKEENDEIYNIAYLFRRDGTIEKQYKVHITPNERKWWGISPGDSVRVFDTDCGKIAIQICYDIEFPELARIATDKGAKIIFTPFCTEDRQGYLRVRYCAQARAVENQIYTVISGTVGNLPQTENMDIQYAQSGIFAPSDFEFARDGIVGETNPNIEMVMIGDVDLEVLRRQRQSGTVRQLKDRRHDVYGVNYKK, encoded by the coding sequence ATGGCAGAAAAACTGGATTTATCGCAGTTCGAAAAGAAAATGATCATTCGTCCAATGGAACATAAGGACATTCAAGATATCATCAATATGCAGTCGGTCTGCTTTCCCGGGATGGATCCATGGAAAGTGGCGCACTTGGAAAGTCACCTGGAAGTGTTTCCGGAAGGTCAGCTCGTAGCAGAACTAGATGGGGAGATCATCGCATCATGCTCGAGTCTGATCATCAACTTTGATGAGTATGACGACCGCCATACATGGGATGATGTAACGGATAATGGTTACATAACGAACCACAATCCCGATGGCTATAACCTGTACGGGATCGAAGTGATGGTGCACCCTGATTACCGGCGCATGAAGGTAGGCCACCGTTTGTATGAAGCAAGGAAGGACCTTGCCAGGCAGTGGAATTTAAAGAGTATCATCATCGGGGGACGCATCCCGAATTATCATAAACATTCTGATGAAATGTCTCCAAGGGAGTATGTGGATTCGGTGGGGCGTCACAAGATTTATGATCCAGTCCTTTCGTTCCAGCTTCTGAACGGATTCACCCTGATGAGAATCAATCCGAACTACCTGCCGGATGATAAACGGTCCCATAAATACGCCACACTGATGGAATGGAATAATGTCGACTACCGTCCATCCAGCAAACGTCATTTCAAAACGAGCTATCCGGTCCGGATCTGTGTCGTTCAATATATGATGCGGAAAATCAACTCCTTTGAAGAGTTTGCCAATCAGGTGGAGTACTTCACCGATGTGGCTTCCGATGCGAAATCAGATTTCGTGGTGTTCCCTGAGATTTTCACCACCCAGCTCATGTCATTCCTGAATATTCAGTCACCAAGCCTTGCAGTCAGAAGATTGACTGATTTCACAGAGGACTACATTGAATTATTCACGGACCTTGCTGTTCGGTACAATGTCAACATTATCGGGGGTTCACACTTCGTCAAGGAAGAAAACGATGAGATCTACAATATTGCCTATCTCTTCCGTCGTGATGGGACGATCGAGAAGCAATACAAAGTTCATATCACGCCGAATGAACGGAAATGGTGGGGGATCAGCCCAGGGGATTCCGTCAGGGTCTTCGATACGGATTGTGGGAAGATCGCGATTCAAATATGCTATGATATTGAATTCCCCGAGCTTGCCCGTATCGCTACAGACAAAGGAGCGAAGATCATCTTTACCCCATTCTGTACAGAGGATCGTCAAGGCTATCTTCGCGTCAGATACTGTGCACAGGCCCGTGCAGTCGAGAATCAGATCTATACAGTCATTTCCGGTACGGTCGGAAATCTTCCGCAAACGGAAAATATGGACATCCAATATGCCCAGTCCGGCATCTTTGCCCCGTCTGACTTTGAATTCGCACGTGACGGAATCGTAGGCGAAACCAACCCGAACATCGAAATGGTCATGATCGGAGACGTCGACCTCGAAGTCCTCCGCCGCCAGCGCCAATCAGGCACCGTCCGTCAACTCAAAGACCGCCGCCATGATGTCTATGGAGTGAATTATAAAAAATAA
- a CDS encoding GAF domain-containing sensor histidine kinase, whose amino-acid sequence MNSESLSNIGLLKEIAELLNNETELDSMLSGALKKLIRGSSFTTGWIFFIEKEGSHELVSYENLPGSLSDRQCEPMKKGGCWCVNRFRKGKLTKASNIIECQRIEQAIEENREDTDDITHHATVPLQSGDESFGLLNVAAPNKTHFTTDELALLESVAFQIGSAIKRILLTKKEQEVALIGERNRLARDLHDSVNQLLFSLTLTARGGAEMTGDEEVKDTFKTIQGMAQEALSEMRALIWQLRPHGLENGVVEAAKGYAEMLGLTLETKVEGVISLSSKIEEVLWRVSQEALNNCKKHSGEKHILYTLKSELQSIDLKIEDRGYGFHYDGKQSLPSVGIQSMKERVKNIGGTLTIDSQLGRGTVISVRLPY is encoded by the coding sequence ATGAATTCTGAATCCCTTTCAAATATCGGACTTTTGAAAGAGATAGCCGAGTTGCTGAATAACGAAACAGAGCTTGATTCCATGCTTTCAGGTGCACTGAAGAAGCTGATCAGAGGTTCAAGCTTTACAACAGGGTGGATCTTTTTCATTGAAAAAGAAGGAAGCCACGAACTTGTTTCTTATGAGAATCTGCCAGGATCCCTCTCAGACCGTCAATGTGAGCCGATGAAAAAGGGTGGGTGCTGGTGTGTGAATCGATTCCGCAAAGGTAAACTGACCAAAGCGTCCAATATTATTGAATGTCAGCGGATCGAGCAGGCCATCGAAGAGAACAGGGAAGATACAGATGATATTACGCACCATGCGACGGTCCCCCTCCAGTCCGGGGATGAGTCCTTTGGGCTATTGAATGTCGCAGCACCGAACAAGACCCATTTCACAACAGACGAACTGGCGCTTCTTGAATCCGTTGCCTTCCAAATCGGATCCGCCATCAAGCGCATTCTGCTCACGAAAAAAGAGCAGGAAGTCGCATTGATCGGAGAAAGGAACCGACTGGCAAGAGATCTTCATGATTCGGTCAATCAATTGTTGTTTTCCCTTACTTTAACGGCAAGGGGAGGGGCAGAAATGACGGGGGATGAAGAGGTAAAGGATACGTTCAAAACGATTCAAGGGATGGCTCAGGAAGCCTTATCGGAAATGAGGGCCCTCATCTGGCAATTGAGACCTCATGGACTTGAGAATGGAGTCGTAGAAGCGGCCAAAGGATATGCAGAAATGCTTGGATTGACTTTGGAAACGAAAGTTGAAGGAGTCATTTCTCTAAGCTCTAAAATAGAAGAAGTGTTGTGGCGTGTCAGTCAGGAAGCGCTGAATAATTGTAAAAAGCATTCCGGGGAAAAACACATCCTCTATACATTGAAAAGTGAGCTGCAATCCATCGATCTGAAGATTGAAGATAGAGGATATGGATTTCACTATGACGGAAAGCAGTCCCTGCCTTCAGTAGGGATCCAAAGTATGAAAGAACGTGTGAAAAACATTGGTGGTACGCTGACCATCGACAGTCAGCTTGGAAGGGGAACGGTCATATCAGTTCGATTACCGTATTAG
- a CDS encoding DUF3889 domain-containing protein, whose amino-acid sequence MKKAIVMLSTVFFLVFSSQAHAEQSDYKKFGRIATAVIKEDYPGQPVKDYQYQGRKKMTENKVSDAFEFTVQENNAEKKVVVIVVHDLDNEKVLNISVKE is encoded by the coding sequence ATGAAGAAAGCAATCGTGATGTTATCAACTGTATTTTTTCTGGTATTTTCAAGTCAGGCGCATGCCGAGCAGTCGGATTATAAGAAGTTTGGACGCATTGCGACAGCCGTCATCAAAGAGGACTATCCCGGACAGCCTGTAAAGGATTATCAGTACCAGGGACGCAAGAAAATGACGGAGAACAAGGTATCCGATGCCTTTGAATTTACCGTTCAAGAAAATAATGCCGAGAAAAAGGTCGTTGTCATCGTGGTACACGATCTAGACAATGAAAAGGTACTCAACATCTCGGTGAAGGAATAA
- a CDS encoding response regulator translates to MIRVLIADDHHVVRRGLVFFLKTQKDLDIVGEAKDGQEAVRMAGDLKPDIILMDLMMPVMDGIQATREIKKNYPDIQILMLTSFSDQNHVIPAIEAGAAGYQLKDIEPDELVSGIRKLLSGENSLHPKATNHLLTRITKQEHPHKIHELTKREKDVLIELTKGKSNKEIASSLYITEKTVKTHISNIFSKLEVSDRTQAALYAVKHQLTKN, encoded by the coding sequence ATGATTAGAGTATTGATAGCAGATGATCACCACGTCGTGCGGAGGGGATTGGTTTTCTTTTTAAAAACTCAAAAGGATTTGGATATCGTCGGTGAAGCGAAGGATGGGCAAGAGGCCGTTCGAATGGCTGGAGACTTGAAACCCGACATCATTCTAATGGATCTGATGATGCCGGTCATGGACGGGATCCAGGCGACCAGGGAAATTAAAAAGAATTATCCAGACATTCAAATTTTGATGCTGACGAGCTTTTCCGACCAGAATCACGTGATTCCCGCTATAGAAGCAGGAGCGGCTGGATATCAGTTAAAGGACATTGAACCTGATGAATTAGTGAGCGGGATCCGAAAACTGCTTTCAGGTGAAAATTCTCTTCACCCGAAAGCAACCAATCATTTACTGACAAGGATCACGAAACAAGAGCATCCCCATAAAATCCATGAACTGACCAAACGGGAGAAGGATGTTTTGATTGAGCTGACGAAAGGGAAGAGTAATAAAGAGATTGCTTCAAGCCTCTATATTACGGAAAAAACCGTCAAGACCCATATTTCGAATATTTTTTCCAAGCTGGAAGTGTCAGATCGGACACAGGCGGCACTCTATGCCGTGAAACATCAATTGACAAAAAATTAA
- a CDS encoding NADPH-dependent FMN reductase: MSIVIINGSPRKRGRTGIASRFIARTYDCDLVDLSDGSLPLYTGEQEQSEVAAVQSLKKKVKDADAVILASPEYHSGMSGALKNALDFLSSEQFAHKPVALLACAGGGKGGINCLNNLRIVGRGVYANVIPKQLVLDPHCFDYESDGLLEEPAKLVDDLMRELKVYVKAAELVKTEISSQ; the protein is encoded by the coding sequence ATGAGCATTGTAATCATTAACGGAAGCCCGAGAAAACGCGGACGCACTGGAATTGCGTCAAGATTCATTGCAAGGACATATGATTGTGATCTTGTTGATTTAAGTGATGGCTCGCTTCCTCTGTATACGGGAGAACAGGAGCAATCGGAGGTCGCCGCCGTTCAATCACTTAAGAAAAAAGTGAAAGATGCGGACGCCGTCATTTTAGCTTCCCCGGAATATCACAGCGGTATGAGCGGGGCACTCAAAAATGCACTCGATTTCTTAAGCAGTGAGCAATTCGCTCATAAACCTGTCGCGCTTCTTGCATGCGCAGGCGGGGGGAAAGGCGGTATCAACTGCTTGAATAATCTTCGTATCGTCGGTCGGGGAGTGTATGCAAATGTCATTCCGAAGCAGCTTGTTCTTGATCCCCACTGTTTTGATTATGAAAGTGATGGGCTATTAGAGGAACCTGCAAAGTTAGTGGATGACCTGATGAGGGAACTAAAGGTGTATGTAAAAGCAGCTGAACTGGTAAAAACTGAAATTTCGTCCCAATGA
- a CDS encoding phospho-sugar mutase, whose product MSWKTSWEKWSSYLHLDKEVNELLESMKDDEKSLEDAFYKNLEFGTGGMRGEIGPGTNRMNIYTVRKASEGLARYIEEQGEEAKNRGVVIAYDSRYKSPEFAMESAKTLATHGIQTYVFDELKPTPELSFALRQLKAFSGIVVTASHNPPEYNGYKVYGEDGAQLPPHVADAVIGKVNAVENELEIHVRTEEELKSAGLIKMIGEDIDQSYLEHLISISEKPQIAKETDLKIVFSPLHGTALKMAEKGLKALGYEQVHIVKEQAVPDPEFTTVKSPNPEDKAAFEYSIRDGKEIDADILIATDPDADRLGVAVKGEAGEYILLTGNQTGAILLDYILARKQQKNMIPENGRVFKTIVTSELGRKVAEHYGASVEDVLTGFKFIGEKIKQYEETGEYSFLFGYEESYGYLIGDFARDKDAIQAVLMAAEAAAYYKKEGKTLYNVLHELFEVHGFYQEGLKSLTLKGKEGAEQIQGILKDFRNEPLKEVAGLRVVSSEDYKTSKKLDLVSGEETSIHLPSSNVLKYHLEDGSWICLRPSGTEPKIKFYFSVIGETESDSDDKLQALQDAIMAKVETMIRSSVGKA is encoded by the coding sequence TTGAGTTGGAAAACATCTTGGGAAAAATGGAGCAGCTACTTACACCTGGACAAAGAAGTCAATGAACTTTTAGAGTCAATGAAAGACGACGAAAAGTCCTTGGAAGACGCATTCTACAAAAACCTTGAATTCGGTACGGGTGGAATGAGGGGAGAAATCGGTCCCGGAACCAATCGAATGAACATTTATACAGTCAGAAAAGCCTCTGAAGGACTGGCGCGATACATAGAAGAGCAAGGAGAAGAGGCTAAAAACCGCGGAGTTGTAATCGCTTACGACTCACGTTATAAATCACCTGAATTCGCCATGGAGTCAGCGAAGACCCTGGCAACCCATGGCATCCAAACATATGTCTTCGATGAATTGAAACCGACACCGGAGCTTTCATTTGCCCTGCGGCAGCTAAAGGCATTCTCAGGCATTGTGGTGACTGCAAGCCATAATCCACCTGAATACAATGGGTATAAAGTGTACGGGGAAGATGGTGCTCAACTTCCTCCACACGTAGCGGATGCAGTGATCGGGAAAGTGAATGCCGTTGAAAACGAACTGGAAATCCATGTTCGGACCGAAGAAGAATTAAAATCAGCCGGCCTGATTAAAATGATCGGGGAAGACATCGATCAATCATACCTGGAACATTTGATTTCGATTTCAGAGAAGCCTCAGATTGCCAAGGAAACCGATTTAAAAATCGTATTTTCACCTCTGCATGGCACTGCCTTGAAGATGGCTGAAAAAGGGTTGAAAGCATTAGGGTATGAGCAAGTTCACATTGTAAAGGAACAGGCAGTCCCTGATCCTGAGTTTACAACAGTGAAGTCTCCGAACCCTGAAGATAAAGCGGCATTTGAATACAGCATCCGAGACGGGAAGGAAATCGACGCGGATATCCTGATTGCGACGGATCCCGATGCAGACCGTTTAGGTGTAGCGGTAAAAGGGGAAGCAGGCGAGTATATCCTCCTTACCGGAAACCAGACAGGGGCCATCCTCCTGGATTATATCCTTGCTCGCAAACAGCAAAAGAACATGATCCCTGAGAACGGCCGGGTATTCAAAACCATCGTGACATCCGAATTGGGCCGTAAAGTCGCTGAGCATTATGGCGCTTCAGTCGAGGATGTACTGACTGGTTTTAAATTCATCGGGGAAAAAATCAAGCAATACGAAGAAACAGGCGAGTATTCATTCTTATTCGGATACGAAGAGAGCTATGGATACCTGATCGGCGACTTTGCCCGTGATAAGGATGCCATTCAAGCCGTATTGATGGCAGCGGAAGCGGCTGCCTATTATAAAAAAGAAGGCAAAACGCTATACAATGTCCTCCATGAATTATTTGAAGTACACGGGTTCTATCAGGAAGGACTGAAGAGTCTGACTCTTAAAGGAAAAGAAGGGGCCGAACAAATTCAGGGGATCCTGAAGGACTTCAGGAACGAACCGTTGAAAGAAGTGGCAGGTTTACGTGTGGTTTCTTCAGAGGACTACAAGACAAGTAAGAAACTGGATTTGGTATCCGGTGAGGAAACCTCCATTCATCTGCCTTCTTCCAATGTGTTGAAATATCATCTTGAAGATGGATCTTGGATTTGCCTCCGTCCATCAGGGACCGAACCGAAGATCAAGTTCTATTTCAGCGTGATCGGTGAGACCGAAAGCGACAGCGATGATAAATTACAAGCTCTGCAGGATGCCATCATGGCGAAAGTCGAGACGATGATCCGTTCGTCTGTAGGGAAGGCGTAA
- a CDS encoding YhdB family protein, producing MNKVDYDRALYYTHRSEWDNLLILMVRTKDDLLSKRIEHFLHAYHFSNDYTVVERNLYTLLRYIEHANFTYSVEQPLQETFAEM from the coding sequence GTGAACAAAGTCGATTACGATCGGGCCTTGTATTACACTCACCGATCAGAATGGGATAACCTGTTGATCCTTATGGTGAGAACGAAGGATGACCTTCTTTCAAAAAGAATTGAACATTTCTTACATGCGTATCATTTTTCAAATGATTACACGGTTGTAGAGCGTAATCTCTATACGCTTTTACGATATATCGAACATGCAAACTTCACCTATAGTGTCGAGCAACCACTTCAGGAAACCTTTGCAGAGATGTAA